A portion of the Segatella copri DSM 18205 genome contains these proteins:
- the secDF gene encoding protein translocase subunit SecDF, protein MQNKGIVICVAVLLTLASIFYLSFSFATRYYDSEAAKIKDPIAQQDYKDSVKYLGVYSYQNCLETQIGLGLDLKGGMNVILEISVPDVLENLADHKTDAGFTNAMKEARAQEEANGGDFVSLFINAYHKSAPGHKLAEVFATQQLQGKVSPQSSDAEVEKAIRASVQDAIDNSFNVVRTRIDKFGVVQPNIQKLEGQQGRIMVEMPGISQPERMRKMLQGSANLEFWETYNSEEIAPYLQQLDTRIANGDNGEEKTDSVAADSTVAKKEVAKAEPKKAEAKFSIKKKDDAASKVGEDAQNAAAIKAHPLLARLQLGGGLSTVGYASVRDTAAINKIIYSAVAKRVLPSDLRLLWSAKPADNLKAKNIFELHALKVTTTTGRAPLEGDVITDAKDEFDQMGSPVVSMKMNTEGARKWAQMTKANVGKAIAIVLDGVVYSAPRVNGEIDGGSSQISGNFTIEDTKDLANTLKSGRMPAPARIVQEEVVGPTLGAQSIQMGIVSFVVAFVLLMVYMVMMYNIIPGMMANLALLVNVFFTLGILTSFQAALTLPGLAGMVLSLGTAVDANVLIYERIKEELRSGKGMKQAVAAGYGNAFSAIFDSNLTSLITGVILLTTGTGPIRGFATTWIIGIVVSFFTAVFLTRLVYDYKLNHDKWMHCKFDTPVSHNLMQGKKYKFMSMYKTTFTVAIVAAVVFIGSFFVRGLSKSIDFTGGRNYVVQFENPVEPEQIRTVLGDAFVNADGTKANTGAIAIGTDGKTIRVSTNYMIESNSPTVDDEAETILYNALKKANLVSQKSVEAFKNPDVRQGGSIISSTKVGPSVAKDITMGAIYSVLFALIAIFLYILVRFRNVAFSVGSTIALAFDALTVIGFYSLLWGLVPFSLEIDQTFIGAILTVVGYSINDKVVVFDRIRENLKLHPKGDRQQLFNASINETLARTINTSTSTLLVLLCIFILGGDSIRSFSFAMILGVVFGTLSSIFIASPMAYIVLGRKIKEEPAEVVAEVK, encoded by the coding sequence ATGCAAAACAAAGGAATTGTAATTTGTGTAGCCGTCTTACTGACACTCGCAAGTATCTTCTATTTGTCATTCTCGTTTGCCACACGTTACTATGACAGCGAGGCTGCAAAGATTAAAGATCCTATTGCTCAGCAGGATTATAAGGATTCTGTTAAGTATTTAGGTGTTTATTCTTACCAGAACTGCTTGGAGACTCAGATTGGTCTTGGACTTGACCTTAAGGGCGGTATGAATGTAATTCTTGAGATTTCTGTACCTGATGTACTTGAAAACCTTGCCGATCATAAGACCGACGCTGGTTTTACCAATGCCATGAAGGAAGCTAGAGCTCAGGAAGAAGCTAACGGTGGTGACTTCGTGTCACTTTTCATTAACGCTTATCATAAGAGCGCACCAGGTCATAAACTCGCAGAAGTGTTCGCTACCCAGCAGTTGCAGGGCAAGGTTTCTCCTCAGAGCAGCGACGCAGAGGTAGAGAAGGCTATCCGCGCTTCTGTACAGGATGCTATTGATAACTCTTTCAATGTTGTCCGCACCCGTATCGATAAGTTTGGTGTTGTACAGCCTAACATCCAGAAGTTGGAAGGTCAGCAGGGCCGTATCATGGTAGAAATGCCAGGTATCAGCCAGCCAGAGCGTATGCGTAAGATGCTCCAGGGTAGTGCAAACCTTGAGTTCTGGGAGACATACAACTCAGAGGAAATCGCTCCTTATCTCCAGCAGCTTGATACTCGTATCGCTAATGGTGATAACGGTGAGGAGAAGACAGACTCTGTTGCTGCTGATTCAACTGTTGCAAAGAAAGAAGTTGCTAAGGCTGAACCAAAGAAGGCTGAGGCTAAGTTCTCTATCAAGAAGAAGGACGATGCTGCAAGCAAGGTAGGCGAGGATGCTCAGAATGCTGCTGCTATCAAGGCTCACCCATTGTTGGCTCGTTTGCAGCTCGGTGGTGGTTTGAGCACTGTTGGTTATGCTAGCGTTCGCGATACTGCTGCTATCAACAAGATTATCTACTCTGCTGTGGCTAAGCGCGTTTTGCCATCAGACTTGCGTCTGCTTTGGAGTGCTAAGCCAGCTGATAACCTGAAGGCTAAGAATATCTTCGAGCTTCACGCCTTGAAGGTGACTACCACTACAGGTCGTGCTCCTTTGGAGGGTGATGTAATTACCGATGCTAAGGATGAGTTCGACCAGATGGGTTCACCTGTTGTTAGCATGAAGATGAATACTGAGGGCGCACGTAAGTGGGCTCAGATGACCAAGGCTAACGTAGGTAAGGCTATTGCTATCGTTTTGGATGGCGTAGTTTACTCTGCTCCTCGTGTAAACGGCGAGATTGATGGTGGTAGCTCTCAGATTTCCGGTAACTTCACTATCGAGGATACCAAGGACTTGGCTAACACATTGAAGTCTGGTCGTATGCCAGCTCCTGCACGTATCGTTCAGGAGGAGGTTGTAGGTCCTACACTCGGTGCACAGTCTATCCAGATGGGTATTGTATCATTCGTTGTAGCTTTCGTACTCCTGATGGTTTACATGGTGATGATGTACAACATCATTCCTGGTATGATGGCTAACCTGGCATTGCTCGTCAATGTATTCTTCACACTCGGTATTCTGACGTCCTTCCAGGCAGCCTTGACATTGCCAGGTCTTGCCGGTATGGTCTTGTCTCTGGGTACTGCCGTGGATGCCAACGTGCTTATCTATGAGCGTATCAAGGAGGAGCTCCGCTCCGGTAAGGGTATGAAGCAGGCTGTAGCTGCCGGTTATGGCAACGCTTTCTCTGCTATCTTCGACTCTAACTTGACATCTTTGATTACTGGTGTTATCCTGTTGACTACCGGTACAGGTCCTATCCGTGGTTTCGCTACTACATGGATCATCGGTATCGTAGTTTCATTCTTCACTGCTGTGTTCCTGACTCGTCTGGTTTACGATTACAAGTTGAACCACGATAAGTGGATGCACTGCAAGTTTGATACTCCAGTTTCTCACAACCTGATGCAGGGCAAGAAGTATAAGTTCATGTCTATGTACAAGACTACCTTCACCGTTGCCATCGTAGCAGCTGTGGTATTCATCGGTAGCTTCTTTGTTCGTGGCTTGAGCAAGAGTATCGACTTCACTGGTGGTCGTAACTATGTAGTACAGTTCGAGAATCCTGTAGAGCCTGAGCAGATCCGTACTGTTCTTGGCGATGCTTTCGTCAATGCAGACGGCACCAAGGCAAATACTGGCGCTATCGCTATCGGTACAGACGGTAAGACTATCCGTGTATCTACCAACTATATGATTGAGAGCAACAGTCCAACTGTTGACGATGAGGCTGAGACTATCCTTTACAACGCCTTGAAGAAGGCCAACCTGGTTTCTCAGAAGAGTGTTGAGGCATTCAAGAATCCAGACGTTCGTCAGGGTGGTTCTATCATCAGTAGTACAAAGGTAGGTCCTTCTGTGGCTAAGGATATCACTATGGGTGCTATCTATAGTGTGCTCTTCGCATTGATTGCTATCTTCCTCTACATCCTGGTACGTTTCCGCAACGTGGCCTTCTCTGTAGGTTCTACTATTGCGTTGGCATTCGATGCCTTGACAGTAATCGGTTTCTACTCACTCCTGTGGGGTCTCGTTCCATTCTCATTGGAGATTGACCAGACCTTCATCGGTGCTATCCTGACCGTGGTAGGTTACTCTATCAACGATAAGGTGGTTGTGTTCGACCGTATCCGTGAGAACTTGAAGTTGCATCCTAAGGGCGACCGTCAGCAGCTCTTCAATGCATCTATCAATGAGACATTGGCTCGTACCATCAATACATCTACATCTACATTGCTCGTGTTGCTCTGTATCTTCATCCTCGGTGGTGACAGCATCCGCAGCTTCTCATTCGCAATGATCCTGGGTGTTGTATTCGGTACATTGTCATCTATCTTCATTGCATCTCCAATGGCTTACATCGTTCTTGGTCGTAAGATTAAGGAAGAGCCAGCTGAGGTGGTTGCAGAAGTTAAGTAA
- a CDS encoding enoyl-ACP reductase FabI, whose translation MTHNLLKGKRGIIFGALNEESIAWKVAVKAAEEGATIALSNTAMALRMGTLDKLAEQINAPIIAADATSVEDLEKVFTEAQEKLGGKIDFVLHSVAMSPNVRKHRTYDDLDYNFLNKTLDISAISFHKMLQVAKKLDAINEWGSVVALTYVASQRTFFGYNDMADAKSMLESIARSFGYIYGREKHVRINTISQSPTATTAGKGIKDIENMMDFADKMSPLGNAVAEDCANYCVMMFSDFTRKVTMQNLFHDGGFSSMGMSLRAMNQYAKDMAPYEDENGNVIYG comes from the coding sequence ATGACTCACAATTTGTTAAAAGGCAAGCGTGGCATCATCTTCGGTGCACTCAATGAGGAATCAATCGCTTGGAAAGTAGCTGTAAAGGCTGCTGAAGAGGGTGCTACTATCGCACTTAGTAATACAGCTATGGCTTTGCGTATGGGTACGCTGGATAAGCTCGCTGAACAGATCAACGCTCCTATCATCGCAGCTGATGCGACTAGCGTAGAAGACTTGGAAAAGGTATTCACAGAGGCTCAGGAGAAACTCGGTGGCAAAATCGACTTCGTGCTCCACTCTGTAGCTATGAGCCCTAACGTTCGCAAGCATCGTACATACGATGACCTCGACTACAACTTCCTGAACAAGACATTGGACATCTCTGCTATCTCTTTCCACAAGATGTTGCAGGTAGCCAAGAAGTTGGATGCTATCAATGAGTGGGGTTCTGTAGTAGCTCTCACATACGTAGCTTCTCAGCGTACATTCTTCGGTTACAACGATATGGCTGATGCCAAGAGCATGCTCGAAAGTATCGCCCGCAGCTTCGGTTACATCTACGGTCGTGAGAAGCACGTGCGTATCAACACCATCTCTCAGAGCCCTACAGCTACAACAGCAGGTAAGGGTATCAAGGATATCGAGAACATGATGGACTTCGCCGACAAGATGTCTCCACTCGGAAACGCCGTAGCTGAGGATTGCGCTAACTACTGCGTGATGATGTTCTCTGACTTCACCCGCAAGGTAACCATGCAGAACCTCTTCCACGATGGTGGTTTCTCATCAATGGGTATGAGCCTCCGTGCCATGAACCAGTATGCTAAGGATATGGCTCCTTATGAGGATGAGAACGGTAATGTTATCTACGGATAA
- a CDS encoding RagB/SusD family nutrient uptake outer membrane protein, whose product MKKIYLALGIAVGMMFSSCSDFLDQEPSIELPTESAITTTSDLRNAVNGIAYVLTESRMTYASEFALFADTRCNDFKVTADNNQLGELRFYMYNSKGSFNDYAYFAFYQALGNVNSALKSIENGQVEGDAAEINNYKGQLLAWRGMLHFDLARMFCHIPTTVENPASELGLVLSDQVFDKDYKGTRTDLASTYTFIIKQFTDALPLLEKKSDNGYFNYYAALGLRARAYLYNGQYAEALADAKEVIGEGGFKMLNRDNYVEAWTKEKADETILEFMQTDKYNQQRYAPGYYCDADGYSENAFNEEGYLYKYLVANKDKDIRAGLIKDQSAASYKKAAGFYPNKYPGRNGNLYVNNTKLLRLSEMYLIAAEAQWHLDNSGSYDLAKTSAKAAQYINAIDKNRIAGYTDKTSVTLADILHEYEIEMFCENQITFAYWRNRQSVTNQANQEVKYNDYRTIMAIPQSEIDYNKALQQNPEY is encoded by the coding sequence ATGAAAAAGATATATTTAGCATTGGGTATTGCCGTTGGCATGATGTTCTCATCATGCAGCGACTTCCTGGACCAGGAGCCATCTATTGAGTTGCCTACTGAGTCTGCTATCACAACTACATCTGACTTGCGTAATGCAGTGAATGGTATTGCTTATGTATTGACAGAAAGCAGAATGACTTATGCGTCAGAATTCGCCCTCTTTGCAGATACTCGCTGCAACGATTTCAAGGTAACTGCAGACAACAATCAGTTGGGTGAGCTCAGATTTTACATGTACAATTCTAAAGGTTCATTCAATGATTATGCATATTTCGCATTCTACCAGGCTTTGGGTAATGTGAATAGCGCATTGAAGTCTATCGAAAATGGCCAGGTTGAAGGCGATGCTGCCGAAATCAATAACTATAAAGGACAGCTGTTAGCTTGGAGAGGTATGTTGCACTTCGACTTGGCTCGTATGTTCTGCCACATCCCTACTACTGTAGAGAATCCAGCAAGCGAACTCGGTCTGGTTCTTTCTGACCAGGTATTTGACAAGGATTACAAGGGTACTCGTACAGATTTGGCATCTACATACACATTCATTATCAAGCAGTTTACAGATGCACTTCCTTTGTTGGAGAAGAAGTCTGATAATGGTTACTTCAACTATTATGCAGCTCTAGGTCTTCGTGCCCGTGCTTACCTCTATAATGGTCAGTATGCAGAGGCTTTGGCAGATGCTAAGGAAGTAATTGGTGAGGGTGGTTTCAAGATGTTGAACCGCGACAATTATGTTGAGGCTTGGACTAAGGAGAAGGCAGATGAAACCATTCTGGAGTTCATGCAGACCGACAAGTATAACCAGCAGCGTTATGCTCCTGGTTACTACTGTGATGCTGATGGTTACTCAGAGAATGCTTTCAACGAGGAGGGTTACCTGTATAAGTATCTTGTAGCCAACAAGGATAAGGATATTCGTGCTGGCTTGATCAAGGATCAGTCTGCAGCTAGCTACAAGAAGGCTGCAGGTTTCTATCCTAACAAGTATCCAGGCCGTAACGGCAACCTCTATGTTAACAACACTAAGTTGCTCCGCCTCTCAGAGATGTATCTGATTGCTGCTGAGGCACAGTGGCATCTTGACAACTCTGGTTCATACGATTTGGCAAAGACAAGTGCCAAAGCAGCTCAGTATATCAATGCTATCGACAAGAACCGTATTGCCGGTTATACAGATAAGACTTCTGTTACACTTGCAGACATTCTTCATGAATATGAAATCGAGATGTTCTGCGAGAACCAGATTACATTCGCTTACTGGCGTAATCGTCAGAGTGTAACAAACCAGGCTAATCAGGAGGTGAAGTACAATGATTATCGTACCATTATGGCTATCCCACAGTCTGAGATTGATTACAACAAGGCTCTTCAACAGAACCCTGAATATTAA
- a CDS encoding SusC/RagA family TonB-linked outer membrane protein, whose amino-acid sequence MCGGAIFSCGVAFAQTSVTGKVVASENGEPVIGASIKVAGTNTGTVTDVDGNFSLNVPAGSKLEITYIGMNPQTVKASSNMKIALTSDNKTLDEVVVVAYGTTTKASFTGSAAVMKDKDMSAAKSSLIKSLEGKMAGVNIGASTGDPGADQKVLIRGIGSISASTQPLYVIDGVPVSNSDMQSSGLRSQSILSSINPNDIESMTVLKDAAASSLYGSRAANGVIIITTKKGKEGKTHVNYDMQIGWSNIAKKSALETMNSAEMKQYWKDALQGYFVYYGGMDETAAAAAAAEEIPSWFNNYNTDETTDWYKEVYRTGLTTDHQVSINGGNDRTKFFTSFGYNKVEGTVKGSSFQRYSGRLNLDHKVTDWFKISAKEMLSFSNQAGFRDQGAQAQGFGTTAPMSVLFSMDPTAPVKNEDGSYNTSASFSTNVSNPNLMFGQEGGEYAETLDSELMRSLTNVEGELKLPFNLTLRSIFGFDYMTNNIREFWAPNSGNGQSLNGMGQRWNYTSKTLTSSNTLNYARSFDKHNLTAMVGYEAEKRNLMTLTASSQNYSTHKLPELSNGQANSNASYTNCATMMSWLGSVNYNYDNKYYLSASYRRDGSSRLSSDNRWADFFSVSGAWRISSEKFLEGNNLFSDLKLRLSYGTNGNLPTDYYGYMGTYATTGGYGSEPGIYWSNISNPTLGWEKSHNFNVGLDWTLFNRVTLTFDYYNKLTKDLLFLSPTSYVTGFSSYWNNIGELKNQGLEFSISSQNIRTKDFTWTTDFNLTKQSIKVNKLPNGDDVQYGDGNMYILREGESMHTFFLPKAKGVNSETGLMEFWIDPEDESKGVTNEYSKAGSTIVGKGVPDWVGGMTNTFRYKDFDLSFMISYQFGADMFDYPGYFLTYSDGFRVGSFNVSKRVAGNYWQKPGDQTEFPRPIYFNPFRSDKFSTREIISTDNIRVRDITFGWTVPYFKKYISNLRIYFRATNPFLIYNAAKDIDPDVDINGYRQTDTPTTRQFLFGLNFSF is encoded by the coding sequence ATTTGTGGGGGGGCAATTTTCAGTTGTGGAGTAGCCTTTGCCCAAACATCTGTTACCGGTAAGGTAGTAGCTTCTGAGAATGGTGAGCCTGTTATTGGCGCATCAATCAAAGTAGCTGGTACTAATACGGGTACTGTTACGGACGTCGATGGAAACTTCAGTTTGAATGTTCCAGCCGGCTCCAAGTTGGAGATTACCTATATAGGTATGAATCCACAAACTGTTAAAGCAAGTTCTAACATGAAGATTGCTTTGACTTCTGACAACAAAACCTTGGACGAGGTCGTAGTTGTTGCTTATGGTACAACCACTAAGGCTTCCTTTACAGGTTCTGCAGCTGTAATGAAAGACAAGGATATGTCTGCAGCTAAATCTTCACTCATCAAGTCGTTGGAAGGCAAAATGGCTGGTGTCAACATTGGTGCTTCAACAGGTGACCCAGGTGCTGACCAGAAGGTGTTGATCCGTGGTATCGGTTCTATCAGCGCTTCTACCCAGCCATTGTATGTGATTGATGGTGTGCCAGTTTCTAACTCTGACATGCAGAGTAGCGGTCTCCGTTCACAGTCTATTCTTTCTTCTATCAACCCTAATGATATCGAGAGCATGACCGTATTGAAGGATGCTGCCGCATCTTCTCTCTATGGTTCACGTGCTGCCAATGGTGTCATCATCATCACTACCAAGAAGGGTAAGGAAGGTAAGACTCACGTAAACTATGATATGCAGATTGGTTGGAGCAATATTGCCAAGAAGAGTGCTTTGGAAACTATGAACAGCGCCGAGATGAAGCAGTATTGGAAGGATGCACTCCAGGGTTACTTCGTATATTATGGAGGTATGGATGAAACTGCCGCTGCTGCCGCTGCTGCAGAAGAAATTCCTAGCTGGTTCAACAACTATAATACAGACGAGACAACAGATTGGTACAAAGAGGTTTATCGTACTGGTTTGACTACCGACCATCAGGTATCTATCAATGGTGGTAACGACCGTACTAAGTTCTTCACCAGTTTTGGCTACAACAAGGTTGAAGGTACCGTAAAAGGCAGCTCTTTCCAGCGTTATAGTGGACGTTTGAACTTGGATCACAAGGTAACTGACTGGTTCAAGATTTCTGCCAAGGAAATGCTGTCATTCTCTAATCAGGCTGGTTTCCGCGACCAGGGTGCCCAGGCGCAGGGCTTCGGTACTACCGCTCCAATGTCTGTACTCTTCTCAATGGACCCTACCGCTCCTGTAAAGAACGAGGATGGTTCATATAACACTAGCGCTTCATTCTCAACGAATGTTTCAAATCCAAACCTGATGTTCGGACAGGAGGGTGGTGAATATGCTGAGACTTTGGATTCAGAGTTGATGCGTAGCTTGACCAATGTGGAGGGTGAACTCAAGTTGCCATTCAATCTGACATTGCGTTCAATCTTCGGTTTCGACTATATGACCAACAACATCCGTGAATTCTGGGCTCCTAATAGTGGTAATGGTCAGTCACTGAACGGTATGGGTCAGCGTTGGAACTACACCAGCAAGACTTTGACTTCATCCAACACTTTGAACTATGCCCGCAGCTTTGACAAGCATAATCTCACTGCGATGGTAGGTTATGAGGCAGAGAAGCGTAACTTGATGACATTGACTGCCAGCTCTCAAAACTACTCTACACATAAGTTGCCAGAGTTGTCTAATGGTCAGGCTAACAGCAATGCCAGCTACACCAACTGTGCAACCATGATGTCTTGGTTGGGTAGCGTAAACTATAACTACGACAACAAGTATTACTTGTCTGCTAGCTATCGTCGTGACGGTTCTTCACGTCTTTCTTCAGACAACCGTTGGGCAGACTTCTTCTCTGTATCAGGTGCATGGCGCATCAGTAGCGAGAAGTTCTTGGAGGGTAACAACCTGTTCAGTGATTTGAAGCTCCGTCTCTCTTATGGTACCAATGGTAACTTGCCAACAGACTACTATGGTTATATGGGTACATACGCAACAACCGGTGGTTACGGCTCTGAGCCAGGTATCTATTGGAGCAACATCTCTAACCCAACATTGGGTTGGGAGAAGTCTCACAACTTTAACGTAGGTTTGGATTGGACACTCTTCAACCGAGTAACTCTTACCTTCGATTACTATAACAAGTTGACAAAGGATCTTCTCTTCCTTTCACCAACTTCTTATGTAACAGGTTTCAGCTCATACTGGAACAACATCGGTGAGTTGAAGAACCAGGGTCTTGAGTTCTCTATCAGTTCTCAGAATATCCGCACAAAGGATTTCACCTGGACCACAGACTTCAACCTTACCAAGCAGAGTATCAAGGTAAACAAGTTGCCTAATGGTGACGACGTTCAGTATGGCGACGGTAACATGTATATCCTCCGTGAGGGCGAGTCTATGCATACATTCTTCCTGCCAAAGGCTAAGGGTGTAAACTCAGAGACTGGTTTGATGGAATTCTGGATTGATCCTGAGGATGAGTCTAAGGGTGTAACCAACGAGTATAGCAAGGCTGGTAGCACCATTGTAGGCAAGGGTGTGCCTGACTGGGTAGGCGGTATGACCAATACCTTCCGCTATAAGGATTTTGACCTTTCATTCATGATTTCATATCAGTTTGGTGCCGACATGTTCGATTATCCAGGTTACTTCCTTACCTATAGTGATGGTTTCCGTGTGGGTTCATTTAATGTATCTAAGCGTGTGGCTGGCAATTACTGGCAGAAGCCAGGTGACCAGACCGAGTTCCCACGTCCTATCTACTTTAACCCATTCCGTTCTGATAAGTTCTCTACCCGTGAGATTATCTCAACAGACAACATCCGCGTACGTGACATCACATTCGGTTGGACTGTGCCTTACTTCAAGAAGTATATCAGCAACTTGCGCATTTATTTCCGTGCAACCAACCCATTCCTGATTTACAACGCAGCTAAGGATATTGATCCAGATGTTGATATCAATGGTTATCGCCAGACCGATACTCCTACAACACGTCAGTTCTTGTTCGGTCTCAACTTTAGTTTTTAA
- a CDS encoding endonuclease/exonuclease/phosphatase family protein, with the protein MFFTLILSSFLTFVELNCENLFDTRHDSLKNDYEFLPQSSYKWTPYRYWRKLANLSKTIVALGYEDLSLVGTASPDNPSRPSEKSWHVPDFVALCEVENDSVLFDLTRRSALRGVNYDYVMTDSPDERGIDVALLYQPSSFALIQFRSIRIKPLPDTRPTRDILYASGRIMNDDTLHVFVLHAPSRRGGEQVSRPYRLQVASQLVSAVDSIYALNDSARIIVAGDFNDYSDSPALCYLYQHHLVNISVGVKGSHGAKATYRWHGDWRSLDQILFSPSLSRLKMSCQIGDLPFLLEDDEKYGGKKPFRTYLGPRYLGGYSDHLPLVAKFKIEGGYE; encoded by the coding sequence ATGTTTTTCACTCTCATCTTATCAAGTTTCCTCACTTTTGTGGAGTTGAACTGCGAAAACCTCTTCGATACGAGGCATGATTCGTTGAAGAATGACTATGAATTCCTGCCACAGAGCAGTTACAAGTGGACGCCTTATCGTTATTGGCGCAAGCTGGCAAATCTTTCCAAGACTATAGTAGCTTTGGGGTATGAAGATTTGTCGCTTGTTGGTACCGCCTCCCCAGATAATCCGTCAAGACCCTCGGAGAAGTCCTGGCATGTTCCCGATTTTGTGGCGCTTTGCGAAGTGGAGAACGATAGTGTGCTGTTTGATTTAACCCGGCGTTCAGCTCTTCGCGGTGTGAATTATGATTATGTGATGACCGATTCGCCTGATGAACGGGGCATAGATGTGGCTTTGCTTTATCAGCCATCTTCTTTTGCGCTTATACAGTTCCGGTCCATCCGCATCAAGCCGCTGCCTGATACTCGTCCTACGAGAGATATTCTCTACGCTTCGGGGCGGATTATGAATGATGATACGCTCCATGTCTTTGTATTGCATGCGCCTAGCCGTCGTGGCGGCGAACAGGTTTCGCGTCCCTACCGCCTGCAGGTAGCCAGCCAGCTGGTTTCTGCTGTAGATTCTATCTATGCGCTCAATGATAGTGCAAGGATTATCGTAGCCGGCGATTTCAACGATTATTCCGATTCTCCGGCTCTTTGTTATCTTTATCAGCATCACCTTGTTAATATATCTGTTGGTGTCAAAGGCTCTCATGGTGCCAAGGCTACTTATCGCTGGCATGGAGATTGGCGAAGTCTTGACCAGATTCTCTTCAGTCCTTCGCTTTCCCGGCTTAAGATGAGTTGTCAGATAGGAGATTTGCCATTTCTCTTAGAAGATGATGAGAAATATGGCGGAAAGAAACCTTTCCGCACCTATCTCGGTCCACGATATTTGGGTGGATACAGCGATCATCTTCCGCTTGTTGCCAAGTTTAAGATAGAGGGTGGATATGAATAA
- a CDS encoding ATP-binding protein has protein sequence MEIKRNIHLNRIIARKGNGMIKVITGMRRCGKSYLLFTLFHNYLLEQGVDELHIIKVDMEDRRNAALRNPDALLNYIDSRMTDSQQYYILLDEVQLVAEFEDVLNSYLKITNADVYVTGSNAKFLSKDVITEFRGRGDEIRITPLSFQEFMSAKEGNREDLLNEYLTYGGLPQVVTMDEIERKVEYLKNLFTHTYIRDIKERYEIKKDDDLEELINLVASNIGSLTNPTKLENCFKSVKQSSLSKDTIKNYLDLMQDAFIIEKSIRFDIKGKKYIDTPSKYYFTDLGLRNARLNFRQTEFTHLLENAIYNELRLRGYSVDVGQIPIFTIGEDGKRQRSTLEVDFVCNLGYKRCYIQSAYALPTEDKMKQEFNSLLRIKDSFKKIVIVGTPTPTYQNEEGILTMNIYDFLMNPDSLNI, from the coding sequence ATGGAGATAAAACGTAATATTCACTTAAATAGAATCATTGCCCGCAAGGGTAATGGCATGATAAAGGTAATAACAGGAATGCGCCGATGTGGCAAATCATACCTTCTCTTCACCTTATTTCATAACTATCTCTTAGAACAAGGAGTAGATGAACTGCATATTATCAAGGTTGATATGGAAGACCGCCGTAATGCCGCTCTAAGAAATCCTGATGCTTTGTTGAACTATATAGATTCAAGGATGACAGACTCTCAACAATATTACATCCTCCTTGATGAAGTACAGTTGGTGGCAGAGTTTGAGGATGTACTCAATAGCTATCTCAAAATCACAAATGCAGACGTTTATGTAACAGGTAGTAATGCAAAATTCCTTTCTAAAGATGTAATTACAGAGTTCAGAGGACGAGGCGACGAAATACGTATCACGCCTTTAAGCTTTCAAGAGTTTATGTCTGCAAAAGAAGGTAATCGTGAAGATTTATTGAATGAATATCTCACCTATGGTGGACTTCCACAAGTGGTCACAATGGATGAAATTGAGCGAAAAGTAGAGTACCTCAAGAACCTTTTTACTCATACCTATATCCGTGACATCAAGGAACGATATGAAATAAAGAAAGATGACGATTTGGAAGAGCTAATCAACTTGGTTGCCTCAAATATTGGCAGCCTAACCAATCCAACAAAGTTGGAAAATTGCTTCAAATCTGTTAAACAAAGCAGTCTTTCAAAAGATACCATCAAGAACTATCTAGACTTGATGCAAGATGCTTTTATCATCGAGAAATCCATCAGATTTGACATCAAAGGCAAGAAATACATTGACACACCATCAAAATATTACTTCACAGACTTAGGGTTACGTAACGCCAGACTTAATTTTCGCCAGACAGAATTTACACATCTCTTGGAAAACGCAATATACAATGAATTGCGTCTTAGAGGCTATTCTGTTGATGTGGGACAAATACCAATTTTTACGATTGGAGAGGATGGTAAGCGGCAACGCAGTACACTAGAAGTCGATTTCGTTTGCAATCTGGGCTATAAGAGATGCTACATACAGTCAGCATATGCCTTGCCAACAGAAGACAAAATGAAACAAGAGTTCAACTCTCTTTTGCGCATAAAAGACAGTTTCAAGAAAATCGTCATCGTAGGAACGCCCACTCCGACTTACCAGAACGAGGAAGGTATCCTTACCATGAACATTTATGATTTCTTGATGAATCCAGACAGTTTGAACATCTAA